One genomic window of Geodermatophilus sp. DSM 44513 includes the following:
- a CDS encoding CPBP family intramembrane glutamic endopeptidase: MTRRGGGLLARAAGRLPHWLVEPVPRDHRETDEAFRRRRRVTAGVALAGAGLLGVSLSTRPGSPAFYGFTMAVAGTWVAGGLASGPLHLGWMATPDRQLRRPVVTPVVTGAGAFAAFYGAALVARRIPVLDQAITRVMRYAHQGSTPLVATTALLNGVAEEVFFRGALYAAIGVDRPVVTSTAVYGLATAATRNPALLLASLVMGALFGVQRRVTGGIQAPVLTHVTWSALMLRYLPPLFADQADVHDPRPAA; the protein is encoded by the coding sequence GTGACCCGGCGGGGCGGCGGCCTGCTGGCCCGGGCGGCCGGCCGGCTGCCGCACTGGCTGGTCGAGCCGGTGCCGCGCGACCACCGGGAGACCGACGAGGCCTTCCGCCGCCGCCGCAGGGTGACCGCGGGGGTGGCGCTGGCGGGTGCCGGGCTGCTCGGCGTCTCGCTGTCGACGAGGCCGGGCTCCCCGGCGTTCTACGGCTTCACGATGGCCGTCGCGGGCACCTGGGTCGCCGGTGGCCTGGCCTCGGGTCCGTTGCACCTGGGCTGGATGGCCACCCCCGACCGCCAGCTGCGCCGCCCCGTGGTGACGCCGGTGGTCACCGGCGCCGGCGCCTTCGCCGCCTTCTACGGCGCGGCCCTGGTGGCCCGGCGGATCCCCGTCCTCGACCAGGCCATCACCCGGGTGATGCGCTACGCGCACCAGGGCTCGACCCCCCTGGTGGCGACGACCGCGCTGCTCAACGGCGTCGCCGAGGAGGTCTTCTTCCGCGGCGCCCTGTACGCCGCCATCGGCGTCGACCGCCCGGTGGTCACCTCGACCGCGGTCTACGGCCTGGCCACGGCGGCCACCCGCAACCCGGCGCTGCTGCTCGCCTCCCTGGTCATGGGCGCGCTGTTCGGGGTGCAGCGGCGGGTCACCGGCGGCATCCAGGCCCCCGTCCTCACCCACGTCACCTGGTCGGCGCTGATGCTGCGCTACCTGCCGCCGCTGTTCGCCGACCAGGCGGACGTGCACGACCCGCGCCCCGCGGCCTGA
- a CDS encoding NAD(P)H-binding protein has protein sequence MRLLVTGASGFVGSRLAPALVKAGHDVRAMTRRPDAYTGAGTPVAGDVTDEASLRRALDGCTAAYYLVHSLGDADFQRKDAEAARTFARAAADAGLQRIVYLGGLGRDRDDLSPHLRSRREVERLLGSTGVPVTTLRAGIIVGHGGVSWEITRQLVAHLPAMVTPRWVHTRTQPIAVADVVRYLAGVLEAPDAAGRVFEVGGPEVLSYLQMLTRVADIQGRHLFVIPVPLLTPSLSSQWLALVTDVDRTTGRSLVDSMINEVVVTDDAIRTVVPFEPMDYDEMVLAALGERAAARRRAARARRAGLLARGARS, from the coding sequence GTGCGACTCCTCGTCACCGGCGCGTCCGGGTTCGTGGGCAGCCGGCTCGCGCCGGCCCTGGTGAAGGCGGGCCACGACGTGCGCGCCATGACCCGCCGGCCCGACGCCTACACGGGCGCCGGGACGCCGGTGGCCGGCGACGTCACCGACGAGGCCTCGCTGCGGCGCGCCCTGGACGGCTGCACGGCCGCCTACTACCTGGTGCACTCCCTCGGGGACGCCGACTTCCAGCGCAAGGACGCCGAGGCCGCGCGCACCTTCGCCCGCGCCGCCGCCGACGCCGGGCTGCAGCGGATCGTGTACCTGGGCGGCCTGGGCCGCGACCGCGACGACCTGTCCCCGCACCTGCGCAGCCGCCGCGAGGTGGAGCGGCTGCTCGGCTCCACCGGCGTCCCGGTCACGACCCTGCGCGCCGGCATCATCGTCGGGCACGGCGGCGTCTCCTGGGAGATCACCCGCCAGCTCGTGGCGCACCTGCCGGCCATGGTGACCCCGCGCTGGGTGCACACCCGCACGCAGCCGATCGCCGTCGCCGACGTCGTCCGCTACCTGGCCGGCGTCCTCGAGGCGCCCGACGCCGCGGGCCGGGTGTTCGAGGTCGGTGGCCCCGAGGTGCTCAGCTACCTGCAGATGCTCACCCGGGTCGCCGACATCCAGGGCCGGCACCTGTTCGTCATCCCGGTGCCGCTGCTGACCCCGAGCCTGTCCTCGCAGTGGCTGGCCCTGGTCACCGACGTGGACAGGACCACCGGCCGCTCGCTGGTCGACTCGATGATCAACGAGGTGGTCGTCACCGACGACGCGATCCGCACCGTCGTGCCGTTCGAGCCGATGGACTACGACGAGATGGTGCTGGCGGCGCTGGGCGAGCGGGCGGCCGCCCGCCGGCGCGCGGCCCGCGCCCGCCGCGCCGGTCTGCTCGCCCGCGGCGCCCGCTCGTGA
- a CDS encoding SDR family NAD(P)-dependent oxidoreductase encodes MDLQLTGARVLVTGGTRGIGRAIVEAFVDEGAVVEFCARDAAEIAATEAAIAERGGEATGVRLDVRDGPALTGWVEAAAGRLGGLDAVVANVSALAAGPGEENWYASFEVDLMGTVRLATAALPHLEASGKGSIVAISSVSGREADFAAGPYGTMKTAIVGYVSGLALQLAGRGVRANVVSPGNTYFAGGFWNQVEQGQPELFADSLALNPTGRMGTAEEMARAVVFLSSPVSSFTTGTNLVVDGALTRGIQL; translated from the coding sequence ATGGACCTGCAGCTCACCGGCGCCCGCGTGCTCGTCACCGGCGGCACCCGTGGCATCGGCCGCGCCATCGTCGAGGCCTTCGTCGACGAGGGCGCCGTCGTGGAGTTCTGCGCCCGGGACGCCGCCGAGATCGCCGCGACCGAGGCGGCGATCGCGGAGCGGGGCGGCGAGGCGACCGGCGTCCGGCTGGACGTCCGGGACGGGCCGGCGCTGACCGGCTGGGTCGAGGCCGCGGCCGGCCGGCTCGGTGGCCTGGACGCCGTCGTCGCCAACGTGAGCGCGCTGGCCGCCGGGCCGGGGGAGGAGAACTGGTACGCCTCCTTCGAGGTGGACCTGATGGGCACCGTCCGGCTGGCCACCGCGGCGCTGCCGCACCTGGAGGCCAGCGGGAAGGGCTCGATCGTGGCGATCTCCAGCGTGTCCGGGCGCGAGGCCGACTTCGCCGCCGGTCCGTACGGCACCATGAAGACCGCCATCGTCGGCTACGTGTCCGGCCTGGCCCTCCAGCTGGCCGGGCGCGGGGTGCGGGCCAACGTCGTCTCCCCGGGCAACACCTACTTCGCCGGCGGCTTCTGGAACCAGGTCGAGCAGGGCCAGCCGGAGTTGTTCGCCGACTCCCTCGCCCTGAACCCGACCGGCCGGATGGGCACGGCGGAGGAGATGGCGCGGGCCGTGGTCTTCCTGTCCAGCCCCGTGTCCAGCTTCACCACCGGCACCAACCTCGTCGTCGACGGCGCGCTCACCCGCGGCATCCAGCTCTAG